From Vanrija pseudolonga chromosome 1, complete sequence, a single genomic window includes:
- the SPBC3H7.13 gene encoding putative protein: MAQPPSDTMQQQHQQPFHGQSTGQQAQSATNGTQPPWGTPYPALHLWPVQDTFQMKMIHLPTGQRVKIGRQTNNKTVPGERNAYFDSKVLSRTHAEIWEQGGKIFIKDVKSSNGTFINGHRLSPEGVESEPFELKSEDMVEFGIDINSEDNRTIIHHKVSAKAYCVFTPEDAQSSARELATYGGTNGDPRNGLRRAPASSMAQGSGANSMSLMGQPLMSAGGKPNGLSFDHVLQKLQNELHRSKETTQELQGLNWSMTDVQDTLGGGLAPGQNGSAAQYIPAQFRNPSAEAQAALAGPHGPQAAAFISLQTQMTDTQSSLSSHLDRIRQLEGQLQQQDALKHDIATIREQMEASKLEVEALLVSATRHNSRNQRAIDDEYDDDDDDARSVATVVPDDDSHLDGDKGSNGSKVARKTAAPTTGEPSASSDELAARIQSLTSDMAEAVQLSRSLHAQHTEAMAAVKHLTDRVGDLENGIADRVAAAVVQAEGRWEAWRSKFEERWSKERDGWEAERERLRGIVRDWEEASRRAVEEDEDREMNQHLSEDELVDEEEEEEIGQDDIEAGELLTIHNRWPNGRTLESGEQALDIGETAPLRSPGKPRRRRPSTKTSLAVRGLRSVASVAGASTPKAPEIDSPPSDAPPRPRQLRGGALSRVKKLSGRDKFRSSSPGVDKESSESGRESADTLRGDKENPGEHKVDNHAHTIPPQASLPTIPLATVIIVAAVAGLIYYRHKD; encoded by the exons ATGGCTCAGCCCCCATCCGACACAATGCAGCAACAACATCAACAGCCCTTCCATGGGCAATCTACCGGCCAGCAAGCCCAGTCGGCGACTAACGGCACCCAACCACCATGGGGCACGCCGTACCCGGCTCTTCACCTTTGGCCGGTCCAGGACACCTTTCAGATGAAGATGATCCACCTCCCTACCGGTCAGCGC GTCAAAATCGGTCGTCAGACCAACAACAAGACCGTGCCGGGCGAGAGAAATGCGTACTTTGACTCCAAAGTCCTCTCGAGGACGCATGCCGAGATCTGGGAGCAGGGGGGCAAG ATCTTCATCAAGGACGTCAAGTCGTCAAACGGCACCTTCATCAACGGCCACCGACTCTCCCCGGAGGGAGTCGAGAGCGAGCCATTTGAGCTGAAGAGCGAGGACATGGTG GAGTTTGGTATCGACATCAACAGCGAGGACAACCGCACCATTATCCACCACAAAGTCTCTGCCAAGGCATATTGTGTCTTCACCCCGGAAGATGCCCAATCGAGTGCACG CGAGCTGGCTACTTACGGCGGCACCAATGGTGACCCTCGAAACGGACTACGCCGCGCTCCTGCCAGCTCGATGGCTCAAGGCAGCGGTGCCAACTCCATGAGCCTCATGGGGCAACCTTTGATGAGTGCTGGGGGGAAGCCCAACGGCCTGAGCTTTGACCATGTACTCCAGAAGCTCCAG AACGAGCTTCATAGGAGCAAGGAGACAACCCAAGAGCTGCAAGGCTTGAACTGGTCCATGACCGATGTCCAGGACACATTGGGGGGCGGACTT GCTCCAGGACAGAACGGATCAGCTGCGCAGTATATCCCAGCTCAGTTCCGAAACCCATCAGCAGAAGCGCAGGCTGCGCTTGCCGGTCCCCACGGACCGCAAGCGGCTGCCTTCATTTCGCTTCAAACCCAGATGACAGATACCCAGTCATCATTGTCAAGTCATTTGGACAGGATTCGCCAGCTCGAAGGCCAGCTTCAGCAGCAAGACGCTCTCAAGCATGACATTGCTACTATTCGCGAGCAGATGGAGGCCAGCAAGTTGGAGGTTGAGGCACTTTTGGTGTCCGCCACACGGCACAACAGCCGCAACCAGCGAGCCATCGATGATGAGtatgatgacgatgacgacgatgcccGCAGCGTTGCGACGGTCGTTCCCGACGACGATAGCCATTTGGATGGCGACAAGGGCAGTAACGGCAGCAAGGTCGCCCGCAAGACAGCAGCCCCCACCACGGGCGAACCTTCGGCAtccagcgacgagctcgccgcaCGCATCCAGTCTCTCACTTCCGATATGGCCGAGGCTGTTCAGCTTTCGCGATCACTGCATGCCCAGCACACAGAAGCTATGGCGGCTGTTAAACATCTCACAGATCGTGTGGGTGATTTGGAAAACGGCATCGCCGACCGtgtggccgccgctgtcgtccaAGCAGAAGGCCGATGGGAAGCGTGGCGCTCCAAGTTCGAAGAACGATGGAGCAAGGAGCGGGATGGCTGGGAAGCCGAACGCGAGCGACTGAGAGGTATCGTTCGAGACTGGGAGGAAGCCAGTCGACGGGCAGtggaagaggacgaggacagaGAGATGAACCAGCATCTCAGCGAGGACGAACTGGtcgacgaagaggaggaagaagagaTTGGCCAGGACGACATTGAGGCTGGTGAGCTTCTTACGATCCACAACCGCTGGCCCAATGGTCGGACACTCGAGTCTGGTGAGCAGGCCCTCGACATTGGCGAGACCGCCCCGTTGAGGTCACCAGGCAagcctcgccgacgtcgccccAGCACCAAGACATCTTTGGCTGTCCGTGGCCTCCGCTCAGTAGCGAGCGTTGCTGGTGCTTCGACGCCCAAGGCCCCGGAGATCGACTCGCCTCCTTCTGATGCACCCCCTCGACCACGTCAACTTCGTGGCGGTGCATTGAGCCGCGTCAAGAAGCTCTCTGGTCGCGATAAGTTCCGCTCCTCTTCACCCGGTGTGGACAAGGAGTCTTCTGAAAGCGGCCGAGAGTCCGCAGACACTCTGCGAGGAGACAAGGAGAACCCCGGAGAGCACAAAGTGGACAATCACGCACACACAATCCCCCCACAGGCAAGTCTTCCA ACTATTCCCCTTGCCACTGTTATCAttgtcgccgctgtcgcAGGCCTGATCTACTATCGTCACAAGGACTGA
- the SPBC15C4.02 gene encoding ABC1 family protein MCP2, with the protein MGIALSQRGLRLAACNAWRSAPLAALSRPTTAAQLLRLRLGPERGRASIVGAASAWTRSLSHSATWATPVPPTTTDPTAAGQAPPPPPGKGQTTKPKPPAGRGVRRLGYLAVGLTIGYLLYEFNTTFRYSVIALIRYSRLMKAVVLDVWDYKTTFAREDRAQAAADGDLSPEERARLRSERKACHSRSAQRIYEALRKNSGIYVKLGQHLGAVHVLPKEWTQAMIPLQDQCFPTPVEDVDAMLRKDLGMGIDDLFIDFEPNPIGVASLAQVHRAVDRRSGRPVAVKVQHAALEEFAAVDLAAVNVAIRFVKHVFPDFEFDWLADEMNEMQPLEMNFRHEAANSLRCRHDFQHLTGKTSMYLPEVLWAEQRCLVMEYIDGSRVDDLAYLKKHKIDRNQVSQELARIFSQMVYINGFFHADPHHGNLLIRPKAQNSSSPFNFDLCLLDHGQYVAIPSDLRVNYAHFWLSLMTPVSEKTIRERKKYARLVGNIEEDMYPYLESAITGRISMDMDEEETPNSLLDEQQPLSRHQKKLQKAILDREGVVADIFELLRTIPRRLLMILKLSDLQRALDNSLATTHGPNRIYLILGQYCAQAIWQSDRENLSDDYHKHGLSLHLFTGFARSWLSYMYYSTMFGTAELGMDIKARLTKVGLWFRGLAKGGFATASQEMAGLGATA; encoded by the exons ATGGGTATCGCCCTCTCCCAACGGGGCCTGCGACTCGCCGCATGCAATGCTTGGCGCAGCGCtcccctcgcggcgctctcgcggcccaccaccgccgcccaacTGCTGCGGCTGAGACTCGGGCCGGAACGCGGACGCGCCTCGATCgttggcgcggcgtcggcgtggacCCGATCGCTGTCGCATTCCGCGACCTGGGCGACTCCagtgccgccgacgacgacagaccccactgctgctgggcaagctcctccgccgccaccaggcAAGGGGCAGACGACCAAGCCCAAACCACCCGCCGGCCGTGGCGTTCGGAGACTGGGATACTTGGCTGTCGGCCTCACGATCGGTTACCTTCTCTACGAGTTCAACACGACTTTCCGCTACTCTGTCATTGCCCTCATTCGCTACTCCCGCTTGATGAAGGCGGTCGTCTTGGACGTGTGGGACTACAAAACGACGTTTGCCAGGGAGGATCGCGCTCAGGCAGCTGCTGATGGTGATCTGTCGCCTGAGGAACGCGCCCGCCTGCGGTCGGAACGCAAGGCCTGCCACAGTCGATCAGCTCAGAGGATCTACGAGGCCCTGAGGAAGAACTCGGGCATCTACGTCAAGCTTGGGCAGCACCTCGGAGCTGTGCACGTTCTTCCCAAGGAGTGGACACAGGCAATGATCCCGCTGCAGGACCAGTGCTTCCCGACGCCTGTTGAGGACGTGGACGCGATGCTCCGAAAGGACCTGGGCATGGGTATCGATGACCTCTTTATCGACTTTGAGCCGAACCCGATCGGTgtggcctcgctcgcccaggTTCATCGCGCGGTGGACCGCCGTTCCGGACGACCCGTGGCTGTCAAGGTTCAGCATGCGGCTCTGGAAGAGTTTGCGgctgtcgacctcgcggctGTCAACGTTGCTATCCGATTTGTCAAGCATGTCTTCCCTGACTTTGAGTTCGACtggctcgccgacgagatgaACGAGATGCAGCCCTTGGAGATGAACTTCCGGCACGAGGCGGCCAACTCTCTGAGGTGCCGCCACGACTTCCAGCATCTCACCGGCAAGACGAGCATGTACCTGCCCGAGGTACTGTGGGCCGAGCAGCGCTGCCTGGTCATGGAGTACATCGACGGCTCTCGTGTGGACGATCTCGCCTACCTGAAGAAGCACAAGATCGACCGCAACCAGGTCAGCCAGGAGCTCGCTCGCATCTTTTCTCAAATGGTGTACATCAATGGCTTCTTCCATGCGGACCCCCACCATGGCAACCTCTTGATCCGACCAAAGGCGCAGAATTCGTCGTCCCCGTTCAACTTTGACCTCTGCCTCTTGGACCATGGCCAATACGTTGCGATCCCGTCCGATCTCCGAGTCAACTATGCTCACTTCTGGCTTTCGCTCATGACGCCCGTGTCTGAGAAGACTATTCGGGAGCGCAAGAAGTACGCCCGGTTGGTTGGCAACATTGAAGAGGATATG TACCCCTACCTCGAAAGCGCCATCACCGGGCGCATCAGCATggacatggacgaggaggagacgccGAATTCACTACTGGACGAACAACAGCCGCTTTCGAGGCATCAGAAGAAGCTCCAAAAAGCCATCCTGGATCGCGAGGGCGTTGTGGCCGATATCTTTGAGCTGCTACGCACAATCCCAAG ACGATTGCTCATGATCCTGAAGCTATCCGAcctccagcgcgcgctggatAACAGCTTGGCGACTACACATGGTCCCAATCGCATCTACCTCATCCTGGGGCAGTACTGCGCTCAAGCCA TCTGGCAGTCTGATCGCGAAAACCTGAGCGATGACTACCACAAGCACGGCCTATCATTGCATCTGTTCACCGGTTTCGCCAGGAGCTGGCTGTCGTACATGTACTACTCGACCATGTTCGGCACGGCGGAGTTGGGAATGGACATTAAGGCGCGCCTCACCAAGGTCGGGCTCTGGTTCCGAGGTCTTGCCAAGGGTGGCTTTGCTACTGCTTCGCAAGAAATGGCTGGCCTCGGTGCTACCGCATAG
- the PAP29_1 gene encoding putative inactive purple acid phosphatase 29 has protein sequence MRRQSAHNQLRVGSPRWGYVKSFIPFVVCIALMSLGLSSYSLLHPVPSPVTTQQLGWQSWDVVDMGAGNGSSSKSSNSSVGSSIRLDVWDPSAAHTTGLTEIRVEHCMFSPHLLAGYCTPKSTPEEDKAKGKWVLVDVDLNKRTGLWYLYVYYRRTRRLDVPLISDLRIATDVSDDGWTKAHGNLHSGLYPKQDKIHLWYKLQTQDGQTEGLQQDIITEIDVLYGDDAPFYGFHRVDGGKIVNAKAGKYESVDLVYRRGAPAPVSAPEPRFHSNGTFKVLQIADLHYSVGEGKCKDTDKDPCVGDKDTEEWLARALDAERPDLVVFSGDQLNGQKTSYNARSVLAKFAKPVIDRKIPWAAVFGNHDSEIADDRAEQMRAMQQMPYSLCQSGPADVDGVGNYDIRVHSGDSSRTHIFTLFFLDSHAYQKSLLPWKKLEYDYLKQTQIDWFVNVSTSIKSIERPFRPDGGEDIPTVWAKRRLGRQTLLARPNAMMFFHIPLPEAYLAADLTEDKAYASGQLDLGSQFDKEGASNHNGGFFTEAIKHSFEVDEGGENPVTQVKVLSHGHCHMTDRCRRVDGVWMCFDGGSSFSGYGKADFDRRIRVYLVSQWGEVIETYKRLVGGDVVDRQVLVGEGAASGWGQSPQ, from the exons ATGCGTCGACAGAGCGCACATAATCAATTAAGAGTAGGCAGCCCGCGATGGGGGTACGTCAAGTCGTTCATACCCTTTGTGGTGTGCATCGCCTTGATGTCCCTCGGGCTGTCGAGCTACTCGCTCCTTCATCCCGTCCCATCGCCAGTCACGACACAGCAGCTGGGCTGGCAGTCGTGGGATGTCGTGGATATGGGTGCTGGGAACGGTAGCTCATCAAAGTCGAGCAACTCTTCTGTGGGATCTAGCATCCGTCTCGACGTCTGG GATCCGTCCGCTGCACACACCACAGGCT TAACCGAGATTCGAGTGGAGCACTGTATGTTCTCACCTCATCTATTGGCAGGATACTGCACCCCCAAAAGCACGCCAGAAGAGGACAAGGCGAAGGGGAAGTGGGTTctggtcgacgtcgatctCAACAAGCGGACTGGGCTATG GTACTTGTACGTGTACTACCGGCGAACGCGGCGCCTGGACGTGCCGCTCATCTCGGACCTCCGTATCGCCACCGACGTCTCGGACGACGGGTGGACCAAGGCGCACGGCAACCTCCACTCCGGGTTGTATCCCAAGCAGGACAAGATCCATCTGTGGTACAAGCTGCAGACGCAGGACGGCCAGACCGAAGGCCTGCAGCAAGACATCATCACCGAGATTGACGTCCTctatggcgacgacgcgccgttcTACGGCTTccaccgcgtcgacggcggcaagatTGTCAACGCCAAAGCCGGCAAATACGAGAGCGTGGACCTGGTCTATCGGCGTGGGGCTCCAG CGCCTGTTTCCGCGCCCGAACCAAGGTTCCACTCGAACGGGACATTCAAAGTGTTGCAAA TTGCCGATCTTCACTACTCcgttggcgagggcaagTGTAAGGATACCGACAAAGACCCCTGTGTCGGTGACAAGGACACAGAGGAGTGGCTCGCCCGAGCGCTGGACGCGGAGCGGCCTGATCTGGTG GTGTTCTCCGGCGACCAGTTGAACGGCCAGAAGACGTCATACAACGCCCGCTCCGTCCTTGCAAAGTTTGCAAAGCCTGTCATTGATCGCAAAATCCCTTGGGCGGCCGTCTTTG GCAACCATGACAGCGAGATTGCCGACGACCGGGCGGAGCAGATGCGGGCCATGCAGCAGATGCCCTACTCCCTGTGTCAGTCTGGGCCAGCGGACGTGGACGGCGTCGGGAACT ACGACATCAGAGTCCACTCTGGAGACAGCTCGCGCACCCACATCTTCACCCTATTCTTCCTCGACTCGCACGCGTACCAAAAGTCGCTCCTGCCATGGAAGAAGCTCGAGTACGACTATCTCAAACA GACTCAGATCGACTGGTTTGTCAACGTGTCAACGAGCATCAAATCGATCGAGCGTCCTTTCAGGcctgacggcggcgaggataTCCCAACAGTGTGGGCGAAGCGGCGGTTAGGACGGCAAACCCTCCTGGCGCGTCCCAACGCCATGATGTTCTTCCACATCCCTCTGCCCGAGGCATACCTCGCTGCGGACCTCACGGAGGACAAAGCCTACGCGTcgggccagctcgacctcgggaGCCAGTTCGACAAGGAGGGTGCGAGCAACCACAATGGAGGCTTCTTTACCGAGGCGATCAAGCACTCTTtcgaggtcgatgagggTGGAGAGAACCCTGTGACGCAGGTCAAGGTGCTCAGCCACGGCCATTGCCACATGACGGATCGCTGCCGTCGCGTCGATGGCGTCTGGATGTGCTTTGACGGCGGCTCATCCTTCTCGGGGTACGGCAAGGCCGACTTTGACCGGCGTATCAGGGTGTACCTCGTCTCTCAGTGGGGCGAGGTGATAGAGACGTATAAAAGGCTGGtaggcggcgacgtcgtcgacaggCAGGTTCTCGTCGGCGAAGGTGCTGCCAGCGGCTGGGGCCAGTCACCCCAATAG
- the mtr3 gene encoding Exosome complex component mtr3, whose translation MATTFDRRRIAAPEDSHPPIYENAASSSSKQADSGSVYLKTGLVTQANGSAYIEANGVKIACSAFGPRPKPPPYSPQGSLNVEVKFAPFASHSRRAPLRDTEPVNHSVLLTQLLLPSLRLHLLPKLSIDVHVLVLEGDSDAAVLSAGLTACSAAIADAGIPMSGLTVGSSVASHDDSLLLNPAASDLASAQATVTVGAMPALGRITSFHFVGEADLDEACKMVELGVTGAKPTHTILAQALVESSTA comes from the exons ATGGCCACTACATTCGACCGCCGTCGAATCGCGGCGCCCGAGGACTCTCACCCGCCCATCTACGAGAatgccgcgtcgtcgagctcaaaGCAGGCAGACTCTGGATCAGTCT ACCTGAAGACTGGACTGGTGACTCAGGCAAACGGAAGTGCATATATCGAGGCCAACGGCGTTAAGATTGCATGCTCTGC GTTTGGACCGCGTCCCAAGCCTCCACCCTACTCCCCCCAAGGCTCGCTGAACGTCGAGGTCAAGTTTGCACCTTTCGCAAGCCACTCACGACGAGCACCACTGAGA GATACTGAGCCCGTCAACCACTCGGTCCTCCTGACCCAGCTGTTGCTGCCATCGCTCCGCCTTCACCTCCTCCCCAAGCTGTCGATTGATGTCCACGTGCTCGTCCTGGAGGGTGACTCGGACGCGGCGGTTCTTTCGGCTGGCCTGACAGCTTGCTCTGCTGCCATTGCCGACGCTGGGATCCCCATGTCTGGTCTCACTGTTGGGAGCTCTGTG GCTTCTCACGACGATTCGCTACTCTTGAAcccagcggcgagcgacttGGCCTCTGCACAGGCGACTGTGACTGTTGGAGCCATGCCCGCCCTTGGCAGGATAACCAGCTTCCACTTTGTCGGAGAGGCGGACCTCGATGAGGCTTGCAAG ATGGTGGAGCTTGGCGTGACTGGAGCCAAGCCGACGCACACGATTCTGGCCCAAGCTCTGGTCGAAAGCTCTACAGCGTGA
- the Mpdu1 gene encoding Mannose-P-dolichol utilization defect 1 protein: MSAFHSAMTTITHNIPWILRAPATALIGEKCYTVLIYDFNITEPECFKYALSKGLGFGIVVGGGIVKIPQIIKIVKTHSARGLSLSAYILETASYEISLAYATRAGFPFSTYGENFFITIQNFIITLMILYYAAPKGASYAGLGANPLSAPTHSVPRRVYVGAGIIIATCLFLWSTSLCPQGLLSFLQLCTIPLGILSKAPQILENHNNRSTGNLSAFAVFSALLGCLARLFTTKQEVKDPLVFWGFAGAALLNLVLALQMIVYWKASDEPSLASRKIPAAIRADSPIRTEKVASTDGWARKQD, from the exons ATGAGCGCCTTCCACTCAGCT ATGACAACCATCACCCACAACATCCCTTGGATTCTGCGAGCCCCAGCGACGGCACTCATCGGCGAGAAGTGCTACACGGTCCTCATCTACGACTTCAACATCACAGAACCCGAGTGCTTCAAGTACGCCCTCTCCAAGGGGCTCGGCTTTGGCATTGTCGTCGGAGGCGGCATTGTCAAGATCCCGCAG ATCATCAAGATTGTCAAGACCCACTCTGCCCGCGGTCTCTCATTATCAGCCTAC ATCCTCGAGACGGCGTCGTACGAAATCTCGCTCGCGtacgcgacgcgcgcaggcTTCCCGTTCTCAACGTACGGCGAGAACTTCTTCATCACGATCCAAAACTTCATCATCACGCTCATGATCCTCTACTACGCCGCGCCAAAGGGAGCCTCGTatgccggcctcggcgccaacccCTTGTCCGCGCCCACCCACTCGGTCCCTCGCCGCGTCTATGTTGGCGCcggcatcatcatcgccACGTGCTTGTTCCTCTGGTCGACCTCGCTATGCCCCCAAGGCCTGT TGTCATTCCTCCAGCTCTGCACCATCCCCCTGGGCATCCTGTCCAAGGCGCCTCAGATCCTCGAGAACCACAACAACCGCTCAACAGGCAACCTGTCCGCATTCGCCGTGTTCAGCGCACTCCTTGGATGCCTCGCTAGGCTGTTCACCACCAAGCAGGAAGTCAAGGACCCCCTCGTCTTCTGGGGCTTTGCAGGAGCGGCCCTGTTgaacctcgtcctcgcgcttcAGATGATCGTCTACTGGAAGGCATCAGACGAGCCCTCTCTCGCCAGCCGCAAGATCCCTGCCGCCATCCGTGCCGACAGTCCCATCAGAACGGAGAAGGTGGCATCGACTGACGGCTGGGCTCGCAAGCAGGATTAG
- the PAP29_1 gene encoding putative inactive purple acid phosphatase 29 — protein MRRQSAHNQLRVGSPRWGYVKSFIPFVVCIALMSLGLSSYSLLHPVPSPVTTQQLGWQSWDVVDMGAGNGSSSKSSNSSVGSSIRLDVWDPSAAHTTGLTEIRVEHCMFSPHLLAGYCTPKSTPEEDKAKGKWVLVDVDLNKRTGLWYLYVYYRRTRRLDVPLISDLRIATDVSDDGWTKAHGNLHSGLYPKQDKIHLWYKLQTQDGQTEGLQQDIITEIDVLYGDDAPFYGFHRVDGGKIVNAKAGKYESVDLVYRRGAPAPVSAPEPRFHSNGTFKVLQIADLHYSVGEGKCKDTDKDPCVGDKDTEEWLARALDAERPDLVVCSAGHACCLYLTTQVFSGDQLNGQKTSYNARSVLAKFAKPVIDRKIPWAAVFGNHDSEIADDRAEQMRAMQQMPYSLCQSGPADVDGVGNYDIRVHSGDSSRTHIFTLFFLDSHAYQKSLLPWKKLEYDYLKQTQIDWFVNVSTSIKSIERPFRPDGGEDIPTVWAKRRLGRQTLLARPNAMMFFHIPLPEAYLAADLTEDKAYASGQLDLGSQFDKEGASNHNGGFFTEAIKHSFEVDEGGENPVTQVKVLSHGHCHMTDRCRRVDGVWMCFDGGSSFSGYGKADFDRRIRVYLVSQWGEVIETYKRLVGGDVVDRQVLVGEGAASGWGQSPQ, from the exons ATGCGTCGACAGAGCGCACATAATCAATTAAGAGTAGGCAGCCCGCGATGGGGGTACGTCAAGTCGTTCATACCCTTTGTGGTGTGCATCGCCTTGATGTCCCTCGGGCTGTCGAGCTACTCGCTCCTTCATCCCGTCCCATCGCCAGTCACGACACAGCAGCTGGGCTGGCAGTCGTGGGATGTCGTGGATATGGGTGCTGGGAACGGTAGCTCATCAAAGTCGAGCAACTCTTCTGTGGGATCTAGCATCCGTCTCGACGTCTGG GATCCGTCCGCTGCACACACCACAGGCT TAACCGAGATTCGAGTGGAGCACTGTATGTTCTCACCTCATCTATTGGCAGGATACTGCACCCCCAAAAGCACGCCAGAAGAGGACAAGGCGAAGGGGAAGTGGGTTctggtcgacgtcgatctCAACAAGCGGACTGGGCTATG GTACTTGTACGTGTACTACCGGCGAACGCGGCGCCTGGACGTGCCGCTCATCTCGGACCTCCGTATCGCCACCGACGTCTCGGACGACGGGTGGACCAAGGCGCACGGCAACCTCCACTCCGGGTTGTATCCCAAGCAGGACAAGATCCATCTGTGGTACAAGCTGCAGACGCAGGACGGCCAGACCGAAGGCCTGCAGCAAGACATCATCACCGAGATTGACGTCCTctatggcgacgacgcgccgttcTACGGCTTccaccgcgtcgacggcggcaagatTGTCAACGCCAAAGCCGGCAAATACGAGAGCGTGGACCTGGTCTATCGGCGTGGGGCTCCAG CGCCTGTTTCCGCGCCCGAACCAAGGTTCCACTCGAACGGGACATTCAAAGTGTTGCAAA TTGCCGATCTTCACTACTCcgttggcgagggcaagTGTAAGGATACCGACAAAGACCCCTGTGTCGGTGACAAGGACACAGAGGAGTGGCTCGCCCGAGCGCTGGACGCGGAGCGGCCTGATCTGGTGGTGTGTTCGGCTGGGCATGCGTGCTGTCTTTATCTAACGACGCAGGTGTTCTCCGGCGACCAGTTGAACGGCCAGAAGACGTCATACAACGCCCGCTCCGTCCTTGCAAAGTTTGCAAAGCCTGTCATTGATCGCAAAATCCCTTGGGCGGCCGTCTTTG GCAACCATGACAGCGAGATTGCCGACGACCGGGCGGAGCAGATGCGGGCCATGCAGCAGATGCCCTACTCCCTGTGTCAGTCTGGGCCAGCGGACGTGGACGGCGTCGGGAACT ACGACATCAGAGTCCACTCTGGAGACAGCTCGCGCACCCACATCTTCACCCTATTCTTCCTCGACTCGCACGCGTACCAAAAGTCGCTCCTGCCATGGAAGAAGCTCGAGTACGACTATCTCAAACA GACTCAGATCGACTGGTTTGTCAACGTGTCAACGAGCATCAAATCGATCGAGCGTCCTTTCAGGcctgacggcggcgaggataTCCCAACAGTGTGGGCGAAGCGGCGGTTAGGACGGCAAACCCTCCTGGCGCGTCCCAACGCCATGATGTTCTTCCACATCCCTCTGCCCGAGGCATACCTCGCTGCGGACCTCACGGAGGACAAAGCCTACGCGTcgggccagctcgacctcgggaGCCAGTTCGACAAGGAGGGTGCGAGCAACCACAATGGAGGCTTCTTTACCGAGGCGATCAAGCACTCTTtcgaggtcgatgagggTGGAGAGAACCCTGTGACGCAGGTCAAGGTGCTCAGCCACGGCCATTGCCACATGACGGATCGCTGCCGTCGCGTCGATGGCGTCTGGATGTGCTTTGACGGCGGCTCATCCTTCTCGGGGTACGGCAAGGCCGACTTTGACCGGCGTATCAGGGTGTACCTCGTCTCTCAGTGGGGCGAGGTGATAGAGACGTATAAAAGGCTGGtaggcggcgacgtcgtcgacaggCAGGTTCTCGTCGGCGAAGGTGCTGCCAGCGGCTGGGGCCAGTCACCCCAATAG
- the Srsf4 gene encoding Serine/arginine-rich splicing factor 4 — protein MPPSVYVGRLPQGVTKGELEDHFKGSGRIVEVRLMSNFGFVEFETAEDVENACRELDGKNFLGERLIVEPSKEARRRDTYDPSNGRGPPRGAPRGRGVRINVIGISNGTSWQDLKDFGRNGNESITYADVDRFTGNGVIEYPTMQEAEEAIRRLDGSEIQGVPVKLEIAADGGGGGRDGYDRPPPPRRFDDRPRGDDRGGRYGGGYGGDRPRYDDRPRYDDRPRYDDRPRNDDRGRYDDRPRQDARPRYDERRYDDREPRQEGGGGGGGGRDDDRRYEPRGDARDARGDEPSSHARERSPPRREREY, from the exons ATGCCTCCCAGCGTTTACGTCGGACGCCTCCCCCAGG GTGTCAccaagggcgagctcgaggat CACTTCAAGGGATCCGGCCGCATCGTCGAGGTCCGCCTCATGTCCAACTTTGGCTTTGTCGAGTTTGAGACTGCCGAG GATGTCGAGAACGCgtgccgcgagctcgacggcaagaacttcctcggcgagcg TCTGATTGTCGAGCCTTCCAAagaagctcgccgtcgcgacaCGTACGACCC TAGCAACGGTCGTGGACCCCCTCgtggcgctcctcgcggccgcggtgTTCGCATCAATGTCATCGGTATTTCCAATGGCACCAGCTGGCAG GACCTCAAGGACTTTGGACGTAACGGCAACGAGAGCATCACctacgccgacgtcgaccgctTCACGGGCAACGG TGTCATCGAGTACCCCACCAtgcaggaggccgaggaggccatcCGCCGCCTGGATGGTTCTGAGATCCAGGGTGTCCCCGTCAAGCTTGAGATCGCTGCG gatggtggtggtggtggccgtgacGGTTATGAccgtccccctcctccccgtcgcTTTGACGACCGCCCCCGCGGCGATGACCGCGGCGGTcgctacggcggcggctacggCGGTGACCGCCCGCGGTATGACGACCGTCCCCGTTACGATGACCGTCCCCGCTACGACGACCGCCCCCGCAACGACGACCGTGGCCGTTATGACGACAGGCCCCGTCAGGATGCCCGCCCCCGCTACGACGAGCGTCGCTACGACGACCGTGAGCCTCGCCaggagggtggtggcggcggcggtggtggtcgtgacgacgacaggcGGTACGAACCCCGCGGCGACGCTcgcgacgcccgcggcgATGAGCCGTCGTCGCATGCCCGTGAGCGCTCGCCCCCTCGTCGTGAGAGGGAGTACTAG